CGTTATATATGtgtgctccatcaggcggcgATTTGGttgtttaaagtgttttcagaaactaaactttcgattctggtaaaagaccgaaggcggggctctgttaGCAGCACAAACTgcgatatgtttcattttaacatggtgaagaaatagcaaagttatttgtttaaagtcttcatatagggcaaaatattgcattccgacggagcatttatgacgcaatttatcacgtggtatacacacactgtagaAGTTTTCTCCCATCTGAGTCACCAATGAATACTGAATTTTACCGTAGTTCACGAAAGAAAACTATCAAACTTAACAGTTTGACATACAGTATATACACTTAATACTAAACTTAGGAGGAACGGCGAATGTGTGTCGTGTCATCCAACACGCCTATAATAGTACAGCGTCGCGTTAACGTCCTCCCCAAGCGTGTAATATCCGGTGCTAGCAGCATCCCAACAGACGGCTTCCCCCTGTCGCTCCCGGATGTAGAGAAGCACTGCAGGCCGTCTTGCCATGTGCCGGAAGTAGTCCCGATCAGGCACGTGCCAGTACAGGACCTGCTGGTAGGTCTTCAACAAAACCTGAAGAACATTGCATTTAGTCCAATCGCATTAACGTTTGCGTTATAGaaatggtatacatgtatgtgttagaGTGTGTACGAAAGGCAACTTGGGCTGAATGGagatttttgtttgttagttTAGCTCCTGTCATCCAGCCATTGTGACAATAATGACATATGTTTGATTAGAAAAAAGGCTGTAAATACATTCTCCTTTTAAATCAAGTAAAATACTAACATCCGAATGTAAATTACAATTGACttattaaaaattgtattaCTGCTTGTAATGAGACCGTACCTCAGTTCCGTCAGGAGAAATATCGCCGGCAGTTGGATTATCTCTGTTTGACGTCAACTCGGGCAGGAACACGCCCATGCTCACATTCACGCGCTGATTGGTTCCCCAGGCGTGACGAGGAAGGTGTGCGAGTTTTGGCTGGTTCCAGGACATGACCTTTGAAATGACGTAAACTTCGCCCTGTTCGTCTACCATGATAGTTTCACAATCATACTGGTCCCAGCTGAAAGGAGGAAATAAAaccatatcaaatattttctcaATATATGGACATGAACATCTTTTCGCACAACATTCGGGGTTTGATCCCTACAAAAATTTTCGAAGGTGGATAAGCATTCAGTAAAGAACAATTAGTAGTCCAATTCAATATTCGCAAAAAGAACACATATATCTggttttagaaatatcaaagCATTTACAAACAGATCTCAAAAGCACCATGTACGTcgtatatattaaaacattcccaaaatcaaaacatgcatATGGTCAGACCTGAATTTAAGAGTTGAATCCAGTGGCACATTAAGTTCACTGCCGATATTCAGCGAAAAGTCAACCTGCGGCTCCGCAATACGGAAAATGGTGTTGGCGAGACCGCCTGCGTTTCCTCCGGTGTCCGCAACGAATATGCAGTAGCCGCCTGCACTGCTGCTGGTACCGCAGGGGCCGTACGCTATATCTTCCCAGTCTTGATGCGTGGCGCCCTCTATGTAAATAGTGAGTAGATGATCGCCGGAAGTACCGCTAAAGTACAccagttataatatatatgttgtgATATTAAATTGGCTATTACTTTCCAACACACAGGCACTGGAAAGTAccttattgttttgatataggatttgataattgtttgaaCAATAAAACGTTTTACCCTACTGCTAATCGTTCTGGAAAGTTGAACAAACGAGGGTTATATAATCGAATTTAAACTGCCTTACATAAAAGTATTAACTTACTATAGCCTCATATCGGGACTGGGgcataatttgtattatgttaacaggtaatatattaaaacaactgtacTTAAGAGCGAATATCCTGTTCAAACCCCCTGAATCGTTATGTGTGTACAGAACATCTTTGTACCGGCGACTCGCGCATATACCAGAAGTTTCTGTGAGAAGTGGAAACGTCACGTGACCGACGACTTTCCCGGGCAAAAACGACACACTGTAACCTAGAATGCATTGCAACGTATGAGTTGTTGTGTTGTGTGTCTTCACATATTTGCAGCTTCCAGGGGCGGTTCCGGCAATTAACGTAAGAGGGGGCGtagcttaggggcgcaaccttttggcTTACGCACATACAGCATAAACTTTTTGAATGTGGCTTTGAGGTGATCTccttaagaaaatataaaaaattatagtCGGAATTGATGCATTTTTAGCGTATTTTTTTCTCccgtattgaaataaaaaaatgaacttggACGATTctagagggggcgcgcgccgtGTGCGCACCCCTCTTAAGCCGCTCGTGGCTTCATATGCTCAGTTATATATAAACAGAATGCCGTAAACGCTACATGCAGTTAGCTCTATACTAAAACCAGCTCTACATATACTTCTTTAAATAAACAGGTATTAGAGGTGTTGATATACGTGTGAGCTTATAAATGCATGTGTACAAGTTTAAGAACAACCCTTTTTATACCTGATTGTGTTGTATCTACGGCAATTGGTCCGGAAGTCGTGTTTTGTATATGACTGTCATTTTTGGAACCCTGTTTGAGCTGTTGGTTCCCTGTCTGTCCTGAGGAGGGTCGAAAGAAGAAGAATGCCCCACACAGGACCACTGTCAACACTATAACTCCAAGTGACAGCACTACACCAAGGATAACCGCGACTTTCTTTCCTATCACGTCAGccatttttattatgtatgtggtgtatgtTTCACCAAAATACTATCAATTAAGCTTCTGCACTTAATTACGATATTATTTTCCTATTCCCACTATAACACTGGCTTTCAAGAGTAAAATCTTTCAACCATAACCCCGAATTAAACATGTACCACATAAACAATGTTCATTATACAACGATGTACTAAGGTTGTAAAATACGCTCGGAATGAGTTTCAGTTGCTATTGACTGAATACCACATCCATGTTTCTTCGACTTACAGTAAAATGAAAGTCTATATGTTTTAACCGTTTCCTAAACCTTATCTTCTCATCATGCGAACACAAAAACGTTCATTTGTTTCCccaaaaacaatttattatgaaCAT
This genomic stretch from Mya arenaria isolate MELC-2E11 chromosome 10, ASM2691426v1 harbors:
- the LOC128204300 gene encoding uncharacterized protein LOC128204300, whose translation is MADVIGKKVAVILGVVLSLGVIVLTVVLCGAFFFFRPSSGQTGNQQLKQGSKNDSHIQNTTSGPIAVDTTQSGYSVSFLPGKVVGHVTFPLLTETSGICASRRYKDVLYTHNDSGGLNRIFALNGTSGDHLLTIYIEGATHQDWEDIAYGPCGTSSSAGGYCIFVADTGGNAGGLANTIFRIAEPQVDFSLNIGSELNVPLDSTLKFSWDQYDCETIMVDEQGEVYVISKVMSWNQPKLAHLPRHAWGTNQRVNVSMGVFLPELTSNRDNPTAGDISPDGTEVLLKTYQQVLYWHVPDRDYFRHMARRPAVLLYIRERQGEAVCWDAASTGYYTLGEDVNATLYYYRRVG